The DNA segment GAGTCGGATGTACTCGAAACGCGCCCGGACCTGCAGTCATACTTTCCCACTCAGCAGCCGCTCGAGATTGAAGTTGGTACTGGCAAGGGGCTGTTCATGAAGAACGCATCGGGCCAGTTCCCCCAGCACAACTTCCTGGGGATCGAGATCGCGTTCAAGTATGCTCGCTTTGCCGGTTACAAGCTGGCCAAGGAGGATCGCACTAACGCAGTCATGCTTCACGGCGACGGACAGAAGATCTTTCGGGAGATCGTCCCCAGCGATAGCTTAGAGGCCGTGCACGTCTATTTCCCAGACCCATGGTGGAAGGCCCGGCATCATCGTCGTCGCTTGATGAACGAAGAATTTTGCCAGCAGATTCAACGTGTCCTGCGCCCCGGTGGCAAACTGCATTTCTGGACCGACGTGCTAGATTACTTTGAGATGGCCGTCGAGACGTTGCACCAGGCAACCACGCTGCAAGGTCCCGTCGATGTCGACGAAACGCCGGCCGAGCACG comes from the Bremerella alba genome and includes:
- the trmB gene encoding tRNA (guanosine(46)-N7)-methyltransferase TrmB; the protein is MGRKALPKLNPDVDFSQHFFESDVLETRPDLQSYFPTQQPLEIEVGTGKGLFMKNASGQFPQHNFLGIEIAFKYARFAGYKLAKEDRTNAVMLHGDGQKIFREIVPSDSLEAVHVYFPDPWWKARHHRRRLMNEEFCQQIQRVLRPGGKLHFWTDVLDYFEMAVETLHQATTLQGPVDVDETPAEHDLDYRTHFERRMRKNEMDVFRSQFLKPGA